A stretch of the Paramormyrops kingsleyae isolate MSU_618 chromosome 16, PKINGS_0.4, whole genome shotgun sequence genome encodes the following:
- the LOC111852693 gene encoding OX-2 membrane glycoprotein-like isoform X3, translated as MLYAALLRVSQLYVILITMSANQGKVIAPSRVKVRQNQPVTIYCKLELEQGESLKQILWRDKHNQTLFVYHPDELPNITDNQRVTLESPTLHTTGVTIEKVSLEDKDCYVCVFYVYPSGSQERSICLEIMANLSTEGNKTAVSGKLATLSCQFSPSEGVKQVHWRKTEEQGDTRDVAVNGKDGKPVIEEPFKDRVMLSSGVSETNLYIKPVRVEDEGCYTCEFAYYDDMESAAACLTVYVLPKTEVNYRTVSPGIIEANCTALARPAVQIRWDVEKDNRTLSPPVSSVFEQGDGILVVHSTLLVQADLLKELPVKCLVYHPGLESPISVSLNTKIGKAFTVLISVTTVAALLILCLCIYLWKCVLRD; from the exons ATGTTATATGCTGCCCTACTGCGAGTCTCACAGCTCTATGTCATCCTCATTACCATGTCCGCAAATCAAG GTAAGGTCATTGCCCCCTCGAGAGTAAAGGTGAGGCAGAATCAGCCCGTCACAATATACTGCAAGTTGGAGCTGGAGCAGGGGGAGTCGTTGAAGCAGATTCTGTGGCGGGACAAGCATAACCAGACCCTGTTTGTGTACCATCCTGATGAGCTTCCAAACATCACGGACAACCAGCGCGTAACCCTGGAAAGCCCTACCTTACACACCACTGGTGTCACAATCGAGAAGGTGAGCCTAGAAGACAAGGATTGCTACGTGTGTGTGTTCTACGTGTATCCCAGCGGGTCTCAGGAAAGAAGCATCTGTCTAGAAATTATGG CCAATCTGAGTACAGAAGGGAACAAAACGGCGGTCAGCGGAAAGCTGGCAACACTGTCCTGCCAGTTTAGCCCCTCCGAGGGGGTCAAGCAGGTCCATTGGAGGAAGACGGAGGAGCAGGGTGACACCAGAGACGTGGCTGTCAACGGCAAGGATGGAAAGCCTGTTATTGAAGAGCCGTTTAAGGACCGTGTAATGCTGAGCAGTGGCGTCAGTGAGACAAATCTCTACATCAAGCCAGTGAGAGTTGAGGATGAGGGCTGTTACACCTGTGAATTTGCCTACTATGATGACATGGAGAGCGCTGCAGCCTGTCTCACTGTCTACG TTTTGCCCAAAACAGAAGTGAACTACCGGACGGTATCTCCAGGGATCATCGAGGCAAACTGCACAGCGCTGGCTCGTCCAGCAGTCCAGATACGGTGGGATGTGGAGAAGGACAACAGGACACTCAGCCCACCTGTGTCGTCCGTCTTTGAGCAAGGGGACGGGATCTTGGTGGTCCATAGCACTCTGCTTGTCCAGGCAGATCTTCTAAAGGAACTGCCTGTGAAGTGCCTGGTCTACCATCCTGGCCTCGAGTCCCCCATCTCTGTCTCCCTGAACACCAAGA ttGGGAAAGCCTTTACCGTTCTTATCTCCGTGACAACAGTCGCAGCACTGCTTATCCTATGCCTATGCATCTATCTGTGGAAATGCGTCCTGCGTGACT GA
- the LOC111852693 gene encoding nectin-2-like isoform X5 codes for MLYAALLRVSQLYVILITMSANQGKVIAPSRVKVRQNQPVTIYCKLELEQGESLKQILWRDKHNQTLFVYHPDELPNITDNQRVTLESPTLHTTGVTIEKVSLEDKDCYVCVFYVYPSGSQERSICLEIMANLSTEGNKTAVSGKLATLSCQFSPSEGVKQVHWRKTEEQGDTRDVAVNGKDGKPVIEEPFKDRVMLSSGVSETNLYIKPVRVEDEGCYTCEFAYYDDMESAAACLTVYVLPKTEVNYRTVSPGIIEANCTALARPAVQIRWDVEKDNRTLSPPVSSVFEQGDGILVVHSTLLVQADLLKELPVKCLVYHPGLESPISVSLNTKMVISS; via the exons ATGTTATATGCTGCCCTACTGCGAGTCTCACAGCTCTATGTCATCCTCATTACCATGTCCGCAAATCAAG GTAAGGTCATTGCCCCCTCGAGAGTAAAGGTGAGGCAGAATCAGCCCGTCACAATATACTGCAAGTTGGAGCTGGAGCAGGGGGAGTCGTTGAAGCAGATTCTGTGGCGGGACAAGCATAACCAGACCCTGTTTGTGTACCATCCTGATGAGCTTCCAAACATCACGGACAACCAGCGCGTAACCCTGGAAAGCCCTACCTTACACACCACTGGTGTCACAATCGAGAAGGTGAGCCTAGAAGACAAGGATTGCTACGTGTGTGTGTTCTACGTGTATCCCAGCGGGTCTCAGGAAAGAAGCATCTGTCTAGAAATTATGG CCAATCTGAGTACAGAAGGGAACAAAACGGCGGTCAGCGGAAAGCTGGCAACACTGTCCTGCCAGTTTAGCCCCTCCGAGGGGGTCAAGCAGGTCCATTGGAGGAAGACGGAGGAGCAGGGTGACACCAGAGACGTGGCTGTCAACGGCAAGGATGGAAAGCCTGTTATTGAAGAGCCGTTTAAGGACCGTGTAATGCTGAGCAGTGGCGTCAGTGAGACAAATCTCTACATCAAGCCAGTGAGAGTTGAGGATGAGGGCTGTTACACCTGTGAATTTGCCTACTATGATGACATGGAGAGCGCTGCAGCCTGTCTCACTGTCTACG TTTTGCCCAAAACAGAAGTGAACTACCGGACGGTATCTCCAGGGATCATCGAGGCAAACTGCACAGCGCTGGCTCGTCCAGCAGTCCAGATACGGTGGGATGTGGAGAAGGACAACAGGACACTCAGCCCACCTGTGTCGTCCGTCTTTGAGCAAGGGGACGGGATCTTGGTGGTCCATAGCACTCTGCTTGTCCAGGCAGATCTTCTAAAGGAACTGCCTGTGAAGTGCCTGGTCTACCATCCTGGCCTCGAGTCCCCCATCTCTGTCTCCCTGAACACCAAGA TGGTGATATCAAGTTAA
- the LOC111852693 gene encoding OX-2 membrane glycoprotein-like isoform X1 yields the protein MLYAALLRVSQLYVILITMSANQGKVIAPSRVKVRQNQPVTIYCKLELEQGESLKQILWRDKHNQTLFVYHPDELPNITDNQRVTLESPTLHTTGVTIEKVSLEDKDCYVCVFYVYPSGSQERSICLEIMANLSTEGNKTAVSGKLATLSCQFSPSEGVKQVHWRKTEEQGDTRDVAVNGKDGKPVIEEPFKDRVMLSSGVSETNLYIKPVRVEDEGCYTCEFAYYDDMESAAACLTVYVLPKTEVNYRTVSPGIIEANCTALARPAVQIRWDVEKDNRTLSPPVSSVFEQGDGILVVHSTLLVQADLLKELPVKCLVYHPGLESPISVSLNTKIGKAFTVLISVTTVAALLILCLCIYLWKCVLRDSMGFYESFLPVASHRRHLIVTVLTGNR from the exons ATGTTATATGCTGCCCTACTGCGAGTCTCACAGCTCTATGTCATCCTCATTACCATGTCCGCAAATCAAG GTAAGGTCATTGCCCCCTCGAGAGTAAAGGTGAGGCAGAATCAGCCCGTCACAATATACTGCAAGTTGGAGCTGGAGCAGGGGGAGTCGTTGAAGCAGATTCTGTGGCGGGACAAGCATAACCAGACCCTGTTTGTGTACCATCCTGATGAGCTTCCAAACATCACGGACAACCAGCGCGTAACCCTGGAAAGCCCTACCTTACACACCACTGGTGTCACAATCGAGAAGGTGAGCCTAGAAGACAAGGATTGCTACGTGTGTGTGTTCTACGTGTATCCCAGCGGGTCTCAGGAAAGAAGCATCTGTCTAGAAATTATGG CCAATCTGAGTACAGAAGGGAACAAAACGGCGGTCAGCGGAAAGCTGGCAACACTGTCCTGCCAGTTTAGCCCCTCCGAGGGGGTCAAGCAGGTCCATTGGAGGAAGACGGAGGAGCAGGGTGACACCAGAGACGTGGCTGTCAACGGCAAGGATGGAAAGCCTGTTATTGAAGAGCCGTTTAAGGACCGTGTAATGCTGAGCAGTGGCGTCAGTGAGACAAATCTCTACATCAAGCCAGTGAGAGTTGAGGATGAGGGCTGTTACACCTGTGAATTTGCCTACTATGATGACATGGAGAGCGCTGCAGCCTGTCTCACTGTCTACG TTTTGCCCAAAACAGAAGTGAACTACCGGACGGTATCTCCAGGGATCATCGAGGCAAACTGCACAGCGCTGGCTCGTCCAGCAGTCCAGATACGGTGGGATGTGGAGAAGGACAACAGGACACTCAGCCCACCTGTGTCGTCCGTCTTTGAGCAAGGGGACGGGATCTTGGTGGTCCATAGCACTCTGCTTGTCCAGGCAGATCTTCTAAAGGAACTGCCTGTGAAGTGCCTGGTCTACCATCCTGGCCTCGAGTCCCCCATCTCTGTCTCCCTGAACACCAAGA ttGGGAAAGCCTTTACCGTTCTTATCTCCGTGACAACAGTCGCAGCACTGCTTATCCTATGCCTATGCATCTATCTGTGGAAATGCGTCCTGCGTGACT CAATGGGATTTTACGAGAGCTTCTTGCCAGTCGCTTCACATAGGCGTCATCTGATTGTAACAGTACTTACAGGTAACAGGTAA
- the LOC111852693 gene encoding OX-2 membrane glycoprotein-like isoform X2: MLYAALLRVSQLYVILITMSANQGKVIAPSRVKVRQNQPVTIYCKLELEQGESLKQILWRDKHNQTLFVYHPDELPNITDNQRVTLESPTLHTTGVTIEKVSLEDKDCYVCVFYVYPSGSQERSICLEIMANLSTEGNKTAVSGKLATLSCQFSPSEGVKQVHWRKTEEQGDTRDVAVNGKDGKPVIEEPFKDRVMLSSGVSETNLYIKPVRVEDEGCYTCEFAYYDDMESAAACLTVYVLPKTEVNYRTVSPGIIEANCTALARPAVQIRWDVEKDNRTLSPPVSSVFEQGDGILVVHSTLLVQADLLKELPVKCLVYHPGLESPISVSLNTKIGKAFTVLISVTTVAALLILCLCIYLWKCVLRD; encoded by the exons ATGTTATATGCTGCCCTACTGCGAGTCTCACAGCTCTATGTCATCCTCATTACCATGTCCGCAAATCAAG GTAAGGTCATTGCCCCCTCGAGAGTAAAGGTGAGGCAGAATCAGCCCGTCACAATATACTGCAAGTTGGAGCTGGAGCAGGGGGAGTCGTTGAAGCAGATTCTGTGGCGGGACAAGCATAACCAGACCCTGTTTGTGTACCATCCTGATGAGCTTCCAAACATCACGGACAACCAGCGCGTAACCCTGGAAAGCCCTACCTTACACACCACTGGTGTCACAATCGAGAAGGTGAGCCTAGAAGACAAGGATTGCTACGTGTGTGTGTTCTACGTGTATCCCAGCGGGTCTCAGGAAAGAAGCATCTGTCTAGAAATTATGG CCAATCTGAGTACAGAAGGGAACAAAACGGCGGTCAGCGGAAAGCTGGCAACACTGTCCTGCCAGTTTAGCCCCTCCGAGGGGGTCAAGCAGGTCCATTGGAGGAAGACGGAGGAGCAGGGTGACACCAGAGACGTGGCTGTCAACGGCAAGGATGGAAAGCCTGTTATTGAAGAGCCGTTTAAGGACCGTGTAATGCTGAGCAGTGGCGTCAGTGAGACAAATCTCTACATCAAGCCAGTGAGAGTTGAGGATGAGGGCTGTTACACCTGTGAATTTGCCTACTATGATGACATGGAGAGCGCTGCAGCCTGTCTCACTGTCTACG TTTTGCCCAAAACAGAAGTGAACTACCGGACGGTATCTCCAGGGATCATCGAGGCAAACTGCACAGCGCTGGCTCGTCCAGCAGTCCAGATACGGTGGGATGTGGAGAAGGACAACAGGACACTCAGCCCACCTGTGTCGTCCGTCTTTGAGCAAGGGGACGGGATCTTGGTGGTCCATAGCACTCTGCTTGTCCAGGCAGATCTTCTAAAGGAACTGCCTGTGAAGTGCCTGGTCTACCATCCTGGCCTCGAGTCCCCCATCTCTGTCTCCCTGAACACCAAGA ttGGGAAAGCCTTTACCGTTCTTATCTCCGTGACAACAGTCGCAGCACTGCTTATCCTATGCCTATGCATCTATCTGTGGAAATGCGTCCTGCGTGACT AA